A genomic segment from Diospyros lotus cultivar Yz01 chromosome 5, ASM1463336v1, whole genome shotgun sequence encodes:
- the LOC127802793 gene encoding pentatricopeptide repeat-containing protein At4g38150, which translates to MIPALRCRCRDSKLVSILYGSPWGYHSTSPPLLARLYSFNSIDSDAATDRRRPQQPARGERFTSRAQDNSFPGDRDQPAGVNNNDSHDIDYYNYNDPYGVGKRTTYNTVRQNPPDPIPNRPLRGEKQPIHQPEHLSRRNHGQGGDKRYGKSTAAVSPSNLKNKPVGGLGVAVNRTSGQSPSTSSDIFLFKEEEEEEDTKKQHSEYSGPQHSPIGGENQQQQGLDFLEKFRLGFDKRDKHLSETAASRHDEEMKAVAESPPPAQDVEEIFKKMKETGLIPNAVAMLDGLCKDGLVQEAMKLFAMMREKATIPEVVIYTAVVEGFCKAHKLDDAKRIFRKMQNNGISPNAFSYTVLIQGLYKCRRLDDALNFCVEMLEAGHLPNLATFVGLVDGFCQERSVEEARSAIGTLMQKGFYFDEKTVREYLDKKGPFTPLVWEAIFKKSS; encoded by the coding sequence ATGATTCCAGCTTTAAGGTGTCGCTGTCGGGATTCCAAGCTTGTATCCATATTGTACGGATCGCCGTGGGGTTATCATTCGACATCGCCGCCCCTTTTGGCGAGGTTATACTCCTTCAACTCCATCGACTCCGACGCCGCTACTGATCGTCGTCGTCCACAGCAACCTGCTAGAGGAGAACGATTCACAAGCAGAGCCCAGGACAATTCTTTTCCCGGCGATAGAGACCAGCCTGCCGGTGTCAATAACAATGATAGCCACGATATTGATTATTATAACTACAACGACCCATACGGAGTGGGTAAACGCACAACCTACAATACGGTGCGCCAAAATCCTCCGGATCCCATACCCAACAGGCCCTTGCGGGGAGAGAAGCAACCGATCCATCAACCAGAACATCTCTCTCGCCGAAACCATGGCCAAGGCGGTGATAAGAGATATGGGAAATCAACAGCCGCCGTCAGCCCCAGCAACCTGAAGAACAAACCTGTTGGAGGACTGGGAGTGGCAGTCAACAGAACCTCTGGTCAATCTCCCAGTACTAGCAGCGACATTTTCTTATtcaaggaggaggaggaggaagaagatacAAAGAAGCAACACTCTGAATATTCTGGTCCTCAACATTCTCCCATCGGAGGAGAGAATCAGCAGCAGCAGGGCCTCGATTTTCTAGAAAAGTTCAGGCTGGGGTTTGATAAAAGGGACAAGCATCTCTCAGAAACTGCTGCCTCGAGACATGACGAAGAGATGAAAGCGGTCGCTGAAAGCCCACCTCCGGCCCAAGACGTGGAagagatcttcaagaaaatgaaggaaactgGCCTCATTCCTAATGCTGTGGCAATGCTTGATGGCCTCTGCAAGGATGGCCTAGTCCAAGAAGCCATGAAGCTTTTTGCCATGATGCGCGAGAAGGCTACCATCCCCGAGGTTGTGATATATACTGCTGTGGTTGAAGGTTTTTGCAAGGCCCACAAACTAGACGACGCCAAGAGGATTTTCAGGAAAATGCAGAACAACGGGATCTCTCCCAATGCTTTCAGTTATACTGTATTGATTCAAGGGCTCTATAAATGTAGGAGATTGGATGATGCACTCAACTTCTGTGTGGAAATGCTGGAGGCTGGGCATTTGCCAAATTTGGCTACCTTTGTGGGTTTGGTTGATGGGTTTTGCCAGGAGAGGAGCGTAGAAGAAGCCCGCAGCGCAATTGGAACGTTGATGCAGAAAGGGTTCTATTTTGATGAGAAAACTGTTAGAGAATATCTGGACAAGAAAGGGCCATTCACACCACTGGTTTGGGAGGCTATATTTAAAAAGAGCTCGTAG
- the LOC127802004 gene encoding protein FAR1-RELATED SEQUENCE 5 isoform X2, which translates to MENEVIEFDIGLGGAGAVSGDDAIDCEHPLLDEEMADSSPTTASAAAAAAAASGGGSSGVCGEIYIPQGDPDLEPYEGMEFESEEAAKAFYNSYARRVGFSTRVSSSRRSRKDGAIIQRSFVCAKEGFRNLNEKRTKDREIKRPRTITRVGCKASLSVKIQDSGKWVVSGFIKEHNHELVAPDQVHCLRSHRQISGPAKTLIDTLQAAGMGPRRIMSALIKEYGGISKVGFTEVDCRNYMRNNRQRSLEGDIQLLVDYLRQMHAENSSFFYALQGDEDQCTGNVFWADPKARINYTYFGDTVTFDTTYRSNRYRLPFAPFTGVNHHGQPVLFGCAFLINESEASFVWLFRTWLTAMSGRPPVSITTDHDTVIQSAIVQVFPETRHRFCKWHIFKKCQEKLSHVFLKHPNFEADFHKCVNLTDSIEEFESCWLSLVDKYDLRDHEWLQTIYSARRQWVPVYLRDTFFAEMSITQRSDSMNSYFDGYVNASTNLNQFFKLYEKALESRNEKEVKADYDTMNTSPILKTPSPMEKQASEMYTRKLFVRFQEELVGTLTFMASKVEDDGDVTTYQVSKFGEDHKAYYVKFNALEMRATCSCQMFEFSGLLCRHVLAVFRVTNVLTLPTHYILKRWTRNAKSTIILEERSSDVLSSYLESHIVRYNTLRHEAFKFIEEGAESVESYNVAMVSLQVAAERVALASKNEGKTPMVNGRTREDSTSEGTRANYGSGDHPRGISQQLSEV; encoded by the coding sequence ATGGAAAATGAGGTCATCGAATTCGATATAGGTCTAGGAGGCGCTGGCGCTGTCAGCGGAGACGATGCCATCGACTGTGAGCACCCTCTCCTTGATGAAGAGATGGCAGATAGTTCTCCCACCACCGcgtccgccgccgccgccgccgccgccgcctccggTGGTGGTAGCAGCGGCGTTTGTGGAGAAATCTACATTCCTCAAGGGGACCCGGATCTTGAGCCTTACGAGGGGATGGAATTTGAATCTGAAGAGGCTGCCAAGGCTTTTTACAACTCCTACGCCCGGCGTGTTGGGTTCAGCACCCGTGTTAGTTCCTCTCGCCGTTCCAGAAAGGATGGAGCAATCATACAGAGGTCTTTTGTTTGCGCTAAAGAAGGGTTTCGGAACTTAAACGAGAAACGCACCAAAGATAGAGAGATCAAGCGGCCAAGAACTATTACCCGAGTGGGATGCAAAGCATCCCTGTCCGTTAAGATACAGGATTCTGGGAAATGGGTTGTCTCCGGCTTTATCAAGGAGCACAATCACGAACTGGTTGCTCCAGACCAGGTGCATTGCCTCCGCTCACACCGCCAAATCTCTGGGCCCGCCAAGACCTTGATAGATACCTTGCAAGCGGCTGGAATGGGCCCTAGGAGGATAATGTCAGCCTTAATCAAAGAATATGGTGGTATCAGTAAAGTTGGATTTACTGAAGTAGACTGTAGGAATTACATGAGAAATAATCGCCAGAGGAGCTTAGAGGGAGACATTCAACTTCTTGTGGattatttgaggcaaatgcATGCTGAGAATTCCTCATTCTTTTATGCTTTGCAGGGTGACGAGGATCAGTGCACAGGTAATGTCTTCTGGGCTGATCCAAAAGCAAGGATAAACTACACCTACTTTGGTGATACCGTAACCTTTGACACAACATATAGGTCGAATAGGTACCGTTTGCCGTTTGCTCCCTTCACTGGTGTAAACCATCATGGACAACCTGTTTTGTTTGGATGTGCTTTTCTAATAAATGAATCAGAAGCATCATTTGTCTGGCTATTTAGGACGTGGCTTACAGCAATGTCTGGTCGCCCTCCTGTATCAATCACCACTGATCATGATACAGTGATACAGTCAGCCATTGTGCAGGTTTTCCCAGAGACACGCCATCGTTTCTGCAAGTGGCACATCTTTAAGAAATGCCAAGAGAAGCTATCCCATGTGTTTCTTAAGCATCCAAATTTTGAAGCAGACTTCCATAAATGTGTTAACTTGACTGATTCCATTGAAGAGTTTGAATCTTGCTGGTTATCACTTGTTGATAAGTATGATCTCAGGGATCATGAGTGGCTTCAAACGATATACTCTGCTCGTAGGCAATGGGTACCAGTGTATTTACGGGATACATTTTTTGCAGAAATGTCTATAACACAACGAAGTGATAGTATGAACTCATATTTTGATGGGTATGTGAATGCATCAACCAATCTAAATCAGTTCTTTAAACTGTATGAGAAAGCATTGGAGAGTCGCAACGAGAAAGAAGTGAAAGCAGATTATGATACAATGAACACATCTCCTATTCTCAAGACCCCTTCACCAATGGAGAAACAAGCATCTGAGATGTACACTAGAAAGTTATTTGTGAGATTTCAGGAGGAGCTGGTTGGGACACTTACATTTATGGCTTCCAAAGTGGAAGATGATGGAGATGTGACAACCTATCAAGTATCAAAGTTTGGGGAGGATCATAAAGCTTACTATGTTAAGTTTAATGCATTGGAGATGAGGGCAACTTGTAGCTGCCAGATGTTTGAGTTCTCAGGCCTTCTTTGCAGACATGTGTTGGCTGTCTTTAGAGTGACAAATGTCCTTACTCTTCCTACTCATTACATTTTGAAGCGATGGACGAGAAATGCCAAAAGCACAATTATACTAGAAGAACGGTCCAGTGATGTATTAAGCAGTTATCTGGAGTCTCATATTGTCCGATACAATACCTTACGTCATGAGGCATTCAAATTTATTGAGGAAGGGGCAGAGTCTGTTGAGTCTTACAATGTGGCCATGGTTTCTCTGCAAGTTGCTGCTGAAAGGGTTGCCCTTGCTTCAAAGAATGAGGGGAAAACACCTATGGTCAATGGGCGTACCAGGGAGGACTCAACCAGTGAGGGAACTCGGGCAAATTATGGTTCTGGGGATCACCCAAGGGGTATCTCTCAGCAATTGTCTGAggtttga
- the LOC127802004 gene encoding protein FAR1-RELATED SEQUENCE 5 isoform X1 has protein sequence MENEVIEFDIGLGGAGAVSGDDAIDCEHPLLDEEMADSSPTTASAAAAAAAASGGGSSGVCGEIYIPQGDPDLEPYEGMEFESEEAAKAFYNSYARRVGFSTRVSSSRRSRKDGAIIQRSFVCAKEGFRNLNEKRTKDREIKRPRTITRVGCKASLSVKIQDSGKWVVSGFIKEHNHELVAPDQVHCLRSHRQISGPAKTLIDTLQAAGMGPRRIMSALIKEYGGISKVGFTEVDCRNYMRNNRQRSLEGDIQLLVDYLRQMHAENSSFFYALQGDEDQCTGNVFWADPKARINYTYFGDTVTFDTTYRSNRYRLPFAPFTGVNHHGQPVLFGCAFLINESEASFVWLFRTWLTAMSGRPPVSITTDHDTVIQSAIVQVFPETRHRFCKWHIFKKCQEKLSHVFLKHPNFEADFHKCVNLTDSIEEFESCWLSLVDKYDLRDHEWLQTIYSARRQWVPVYLRDTFFAEMSITQRSDSMNSYFDGYVNASTNLNQFFKLYEKALESRNEKEVKADYDTMNTSPILKTPSPMEKQASEMYTRKLFVRFQEELVGTLTFMASKVEDDGDVTTYQVSKFGEDHKAYYVKFNALEMRATCSCQMFEFSGLLCRHVLAVFRVTNVLTLPTHYILKRWTRNAKSTIILEERSSDVLSSYLESHIVRYNTLRHEAFKFIEEGAESVESYNVAMVSLQVAAERVALASKNEGKTPMVNGRTREDSTSEGTRANYGSGDHPRGISQQLSEDDMDKKIQDLTLELDCANKKYEVYRANLLSVLKDIEDHKQQLSVKVQNVKLSMRDGF, from the exons ATGGAAAATGAGGTCATCGAATTCGATATAGGTCTAGGAGGCGCTGGCGCTGTCAGCGGAGACGATGCCATCGACTGTGAGCACCCTCTCCTTGATGAAGAGATGGCAGATAGTTCTCCCACCACCGcgtccgccgccgccgccgccgccgccgcctccggTGGTGGTAGCAGCGGCGTTTGTGGAGAAATCTACATTCCTCAAGGGGACCCGGATCTTGAGCCTTACGAGGGGATGGAATTTGAATCTGAAGAGGCTGCCAAGGCTTTTTACAACTCCTACGCCCGGCGTGTTGGGTTCAGCACCCGTGTTAGTTCCTCTCGCCGTTCCAGAAAGGATGGAGCAATCATACAGAGGTCTTTTGTTTGCGCTAAAGAAGGGTTTCGGAACTTAAACGAGAAACGCACCAAAGATAGAGAGATCAAGCGGCCAAGAACTATTACCCGAGTGGGATGCAAAGCATCCCTGTCCGTTAAGATACAGGATTCTGGGAAATGGGTTGTCTCCGGCTTTATCAAGGAGCACAATCACGAACTGGTTGCTCCAGACCAGGTGCATTGCCTCCGCTCACACCGCCAAATCTCTGGGCCCGCCAAGACCTTGATAGATACCTTGCAAGCGGCTGGAATGGGCCCTAGGAGGATAATGTCAGCCTTAATCAAAGAATATGGTGGTATCAGTAAAGTTGGATTTACTGAAGTAGACTGTAGGAATTACATGAGAAATAATCGCCAGAGGAGCTTAGAGGGAGACATTCAACTTCTTGTGGattatttgaggcaaatgcATGCTGAGAATTCCTCATTCTTTTATGCTTTGCAGGGTGACGAGGATCAGTGCACAGGTAATGTCTTCTGGGCTGATCCAAAAGCAAGGATAAACTACACCTACTTTGGTGATACCGTAACCTTTGACACAACATATAGGTCGAATAGGTACCGTTTGCCGTTTGCTCCCTTCACTGGTGTAAACCATCATGGACAACCTGTTTTGTTTGGATGTGCTTTTCTAATAAATGAATCAGAAGCATCATTTGTCTGGCTATTTAGGACGTGGCTTACAGCAATGTCTGGTCGCCCTCCTGTATCAATCACCACTGATCATGATACAGTGATACAGTCAGCCATTGTGCAGGTTTTCCCAGAGACACGCCATCGTTTCTGCAAGTGGCACATCTTTAAGAAATGCCAAGAGAAGCTATCCCATGTGTTTCTTAAGCATCCAAATTTTGAAGCAGACTTCCATAAATGTGTTAACTTGACTGATTCCATTGAAGAGTTTGAATCTTGCTGGTTATCACTTGTTGATAAGTATGATCTCAGGGATCATGAGTGGCTTCAAACGATATACTCTGCTCGTAGGCAATGGGTACCAGTGTATTTACGGGATACATTTTTTGCAGAAATGTCTATAACACAACGAAGTGATAGTATGAACTCATATTTTGATGGGTATGTGAATGCATCAACCAATCTAAATCAGTTCTTTAAACTGTATGAGAAAGCATTGGAGAGTCGCAACGAGAAAGAAGTGAAAGCAGATTATGATACAATGAACACATCTCCTATTCTCAAGACCCCTTCACCAATGGAGAAACAAGCATCTGAGATGTACACTAGAAAGTTATTTGTGAGATTTCAGGAGGAGCTGGTTGGGACACTTACATTTATGGCTTCCAAAGTGGAAGATGATGGAGATGTGACAACCTATCAAGTATCAAAGTTTGGGGAGGATCATAAAGCTTACTATGTTAAGTTTAATGCATTGGAGATGAGGGCAACTTGTAGCTGCCAGATGTTTGAGTTCTCAGGCCTTCTTTGCAGACATGTGTTGGCTGTCTTTAGAGTGACAAATGTCCTTACTCTTCCTACTCATTACATTTTGAAGCGATGGACGAGAAATGCCAAAAGCACAATTATACTAGAAGAACGGTCCAGTGATGTATTAAGCAGTTATCTGGAGTCTCATATTGTCCGATACAATACCTTACGTCATGAGGCATTCAAATTTATTGAGGAAGGGGCAGAGTCTGTTGAGTCTTACAATGTGGCCATGGTTTCTCTGCAAGTTGCTGCTGAAAGGGTTGCCCTTGCTTCAAAGAATGAGGGGAAAACACCTATGGTCAATGGGCGTACCAGGGAGGACTCAACCAGTGAGGGAACTCGGGCAAATTATGGTTCTGGGGATCACCCAAGGGGTATCTCTCAGCAATTGTCTGAg GATGACATGGACAAGAAGATCCAAGATCTCACCCTTGAGCTGGACTGtgctaataaaaaatatgaagtttACAGGGCCAATCTGCTTTCAGTTTTGAAGGATATTGAAGATCATAAACAACAGCTATCAGTTAAAGTACAAAATGTAAAGCTTAGCATGAGGGATGGCTTCTGA
- the LOC127801337 gene encoding RING-H2 finger protein ATL18 has translation MACLVFGQSSGVCAATIIFYTCIWIPFLEIKKLLLNIKGLVLHSEAEGKWWWAADDAADANAGAGADADLPVARFQGLDLALDGSRSSSAAAEDEETLMTCWVCLVKMKGEEEVVSRLRRCGHVFHTRCIQSWIRLCCRPHHFTCPLCRTSLFFLHRHQSPSTAAPAHHLPVPSHG, from the coding sequence ATGGCTTGCCTGGTATTTGGTCAGTCTAGCGGCGTGTGCGCTGCTACCATTATTTTCTACACTTGTATATGGATTCCGTTTCTTGAAATAAAGAAGCTACTTCTGAACATTAAAGGATTGGTTCTTCACTCTGAGGCCGAAGGAAAGTGGTGGTGGGCAGCAGATGATGCTGCCGATGCCAATGCTGGTGCTGGTGCTGATGCTGATCTTCCAGTGGCCAGGTTTCAAGGTTTGGATTTGGCTTTGGATGGCAGCAGATCATCATCAGCAGCAGCAGAAGATGAGGAAACCTTGATGACGTGCTGGGTTTGCTTGGTGAAAATGAAGGGGGAAGAAGAAGTGGTGAGCCGACTGCGGAGATGCGGCCACGTGTTCCATACGAGGTGTATTCAGAGTTGGATACGCCTATGCTGCCGCCCCCATCACTTCACTTGCCCACTCTGCAGGACCTCCTTATTCTTCTTGCACCGCCATCAGTCCCCTTCAACCGCCGCTCCCGCTCATCACTTGCCGGTGCCGTCCCATGGCTAG